The Lolium perenne isolate Kyuss_39 chromosome 6, Kyuss_2.0, whole genome shotgun sequence genome segment attcgtcaatacgaactgttctgttttgacagattctgccttttatttcgcattgcctcttttgctatgttggatgaatttctttgatccactaatgtccagtagcattatgcaatgtccagaagtgttaagaatgattgtgtcacctctgaatatgttaatttttattgtgcactaaccctctaatgagttgtttcgagtttggtgtggagaaagttttcaaggatcaagagaggagtatgatgcaacatgatcaaggagagtgaaagctctaagcttggggatgccccggtggttcacccctgcatattctaagaagactcaagcgtctaagcttggggatgcccaaggcatccccttcttcatcgacaacattatcaggttcctcccctgaaactatatttttattccatcacatcttatgtgctttgcttggagcgtcggtttgtttttgttttttgttttgtttgaataaaatggatcctagcattcactttatgggagagagacacgctccgctgtagcatatggacaagtatgtccttggtttctactcatagtattcatggcgaagtttctccttcgttaaattgttatatggttggaattggaaaatgatacatgtagtaattgctataaatgtcttgggtaatgtgatacttggcaattgttgtgctcatgattaagctcttgcatcatatgctttgcacccattaatgaagaaatacatagagcatgctaaaatttggtttgcatatttggtttctctaaggtctagataatttctagtattgagtttgaacaacaaggaagacggtgtagagtcttataatgttttcaatatgtcttttatgtgagttttgctgcaccggttcatccttgtgtttgtttcaaataagccttgctagcctaaaccttatatcgagagggaatacttctcatgcatccaaaatacttgagccaatcactatgccatttgtgtccaccatacctacctactacatggtattttccgccattccaaagtaaattgcttgagtgctacctttaaaattccatcattcacctttgcaatatatagctcatgggacaaatagcttaaaaactattgtggtattgaatatgtaattatgcactttatctcttattaagttgcttgttgtgcgataaccatgtttactggggacgccatcaactatttattgttgaatttcatgtgagttgctatgcatgtccgtcttgtctgaagtaagagagatctaccaccttatggttaagcatgcatattgttagagaagaacattgggccgctaactaaagccatgatccatggtggaagtttcagttttggacatatatcctcaatctcaagtgagaaaattattaattgttgttacatgcttatgcataaaagaggagtccattatctgttgtctatgttgtcccggtatggatgtctaagttgaagaataatcaatagcgagaaatccaatgcgagctttctccttagacctttgtacaggcggcatagaggtacccctttgtgacacttggttaaaacgattgcattgtgatgatccggtagtccaagctaattaggacaaggtgcgggcactattagtacactatgcatgaggcttgcaacttataagatataatttacatgatacatatgctttattactaccgttgacaaaattgtttcatgttttcaaaatcaaagctctagcacaaatatagcaatcgatacttttcctctatggaggaccattcttttactttcaatgttgagtcagttcacctatttctctccatctcaagaagcaaacacttgtgtgaactatgcattgattcctacatacttgcttattgcacttattatattactctatgttgacaatatccatgagatatatatgttacaagttgaaagcaaccgctgaaacttaatcttcttttgtgttgcttcaatgcctttactttgaattattgctttatgagttaactcttatgcaagacttattgatgcttgtcttgaagtgctattcatgaaaagtctttgctttatgattcacttgtttactcatgtcatatacattgttttgatcgctgcattcactacatatgctttacaaatagtatgatcaagattatgatggcatgtcactccgaaattatctcgtgttatcgttttacctgctcgggacgagcagaactaagcttggggatgctgatacgtctccgacgtatcgataatttcttatgttccatgccacattattgatgttatctacatgttttatgcacactttatgtcatattcgtgcattttctggaactaacctattaacaagatgccgaagtgccgattctttgtttttctgctgtttttggtttcagaaatcctagtaaggaaatattctcggaattggacgaaatcaacgcccgagggcctatttttccacgaagcttccggaagtccgaagacgaaacgaagtggggccacggggagcccaaaccctagggcggcgcggcccccttggccgcgccgcctgtcatctggggccctgtgccccctcttgacttgcccttccgcctacttaaagcctccgtgacgaaacccccggtctgagagccacgatacggaaaactttccgagagacgccgccaacgccgatcccatctcgggggatccagagatcgcctccggcaccctgccggagaggggaatcatcttccggaggactctacgccgccatggtcgcctccggtgtgatgtgtgagtagtctacacctggactatgggtccatagcagtagctagatggttgtcttctccccattgtgctatcattgtcggatcttgtgagctgcctaacatgatcaagatcatctatctgtaattctatatgttgcgtttgttgggatccgatgaatagagaatacttgttatgttgattatcaaagttatatctacgtgttgtttatgatcttgcatgctttccgttactagtagatgctctggccaagtagatgcttgtaactccaagagggagtacttatgctcgatagtgggttcatgcacattGACACACGGGACaaagacagaaagttctaaggttgtgttgtctttgttgccactagggataaaacattgatgctatgtctaaggatgtagttgttgattacattacgcaccatacttaatgcaattgtctgttgctttgcaacttaatatttggaggggttcggatgataacctgaaggtggactttttaggcatagatgcagttggatggcggtctatgtactttgtcgtaatgcccaattaaatctcactatactcatcatgatatgtatgtgcatggtcatgccctctttatttgtcaattgcccaactgtaatttgttcacccaacatgctgtttgtcttatgggagagacacctctagtgaactgtggaccccggcccaattctctttactgaaatacaatctactgcaatacttgttctcgtttttcgcaaacaatcatcttccacacaatacggttaatcctttgttacagcaagccggtgagattgacaacctcactgtttcgttggggcaaagtactttggttgtgttgtgcaggttccacgttggcgccggaatccctggtgttgcgccgcactacatcccgccgccatcaaccttcaacgtgcttcttggctcctcctggttcgataaaccttggtttctttctgagggaaaacttgctgctgtgcgcatcataccttcctcttggggttcccaacgaacgtgtgagttacacgccatcacggcgctgtccccgcgcttccagccttttccgagaagcttcgatctcggcgcgctcgcctgctggcgggcgaacgcgtcgtagtggcgatgagcgttgagctctgcgagcttctgtcgctccgcctccatgaggcggcgtcccgcctcctcagtggtcgctcgctggcgcgatatctcgaggacgtgctcgaggttcgcgtcgttgacgaactcgcgctcctcctccctcaatCGCTGATATCGTTGCgcgttcagcgacgcgaggatcgccgcctgctccgggtcggcgcgggcctgcggcggctcgcccgactgcgctgCCTCCTTCGCCGCCCCTGTTTCCGCTTCTGCTACGTAGACATCGTGCCACGCCTCGGACCatgggtcctcgtcctcgtcggagtTGTGCTCCTCGTCGGCCtgtggctccggctccggctcctccTGCGGCTGCGACtgcggctgcggtggtggtggaggccaagcatcgagtaggtggtcttcagacggcgcaacatcttgatgtggagaggagagaatggagtgGACAACGTACGTACTATATAGCGGTGGCAACTACCCACATTTACGGTGATTGGACGCCACGTGGCTAGTCGCTGCCCTCGTGGACgcctcggtttccgcgcgggagaccattaaacgccgacgaacaaccttcccgcgtcgcagccgatgcgaaccgtcgcgtcctctcgctgacaaggcgcccccaccagCGAAAACCGTCGCTCCGCACGGCGCCGACGCGTCCGATTCACGCCCTTAACGAAGGGGTCAGCACGGGGATGTCAGCGATTATATTAGGCTCGAAAAatggccggcgccgtttgggacgCACCGGTGCAAATCCAAAAACGACGCCGGCCCCCAAATCGTTATCGGGggacgccggtggagatgctctcgtGATGGGAAGCTGCTCGGAGAAGTACGAAAACGTACTCATGGTAGGCGCTTAGTCTCAACACGTGGTGTAACACCGAAGAACGCCAGCGACACGCAGCACGGAGTGCATGACCACACCGCTCACCGGCACCGCACCGGTTTCGGGTTCCGGGTTCGCCTTCCTCTCCAATACACACCTGCCGCTTATACAAGGAAAAGGAACCACCGTCTTCCCTCTTTCTTCCTGCCTTCCGAAGTTCCGATCCCCGCACCGAGCACCGCAAACCCTCGTCGCAAGAAAGAAATTCCACAAGCGAAATCCAAAACCCCGCGCCCGTCCCCGGCCATGGTGGTGTACACGCAGGAGCACGTCTACCGGCACCCCTGGGACCGCgtgacggcggcggcgtggcgcaaGTTCACGGACCCGGCCTCCCGCACCTCGCTCTCCCACGTCGCCGACCTGCACACCCTGCAGCGCCGCGTCGACACGGACACCGGCCGCCTCCACGCCGCGCGCTCCATCACCGTCCGCTCCCCGCCGCTGCCCTTCAtcctgcgccgcctcctcccggccgccgccgcctccccctcgGGCGCCGCCATCTGCCACTGCGTCGAGACCTCCCTCGTCGACGCCCCGCGCCGCGCCATGGACGTCGTCGTCCGCAACGTCAGCCTCCGCGGCATCATCGAGGTCGAGGAGCGCTCCACCTTCCGCCCCCACCCGGACCGCCCCGACGACTGGACGCAGTTCAGGCAGGAGACCACCATCCGCTGCCGCCCGCTCGCCAAGCTCGCTGCCGTCGCGGAGAAGGTCGAGACCCGCTGCGCCGAGCGGTTCCTGCAGAACAGCGCCAAGGGGAGGGAGGTCGTCGAGCGGATCTGCCGATACCTCGAGGCCGAGGCCGCTGGCGCCGCGCCATCCGCCGTCTGACCTCCTCTGGTTTGCGCCCCCCCTCTGTCCTACCCGTTCTGGATCTGGTCGAATCGAATCGAATCGAATCAAGGGTTCGCTCGATCTGCGCTGCCGCGCGTGCAGGCCCAGACCTCGCATCGTCgccctttttgttttgtttttgttttgctttcACTTTCTTCTGTATACGAGCTGAAGCCTCAATGGAATAAAGCTTGTGGGCATAGACTTATTAATTCATGTGTTGTTCGTGTGAAGCAATTTTGACCCTCTTTTGCGCACATTTTGGTTAAGCTACAGTATGTATAATCTACTGTGAAATGACGGATCCTTGTTCGTATTGCGCTATTTTGACCAATCGAGTAAACTTCATCCTGATGTTCTTCTTATTCCCGATTATATCGTCAACTTCGTTATGGGAGATGCGTAATTTTGTGATTGAACACAGATAGGACTACTTCTATTTCATTGATTCACTTATTCTTACTAAGCTACATTATAATTTGCTCTGGAATCACTGATTCTTCTTGTTGCTACTTTAACCAACTGGGTAAAATAGTCCTCCACTCCTCCTCATGTTTTGATGGCTGTACAGTTCTGCTTATTCATGTGAAGGGGGCAATTAAAGTGATCAGTGGTTAAACACATATTTACCTATTTCATTGATTAGTTAAAATTCGCCTATTACCTTGACTGAAGCTACGATCTGTAGTATGATTGTTTTGGGGTTGTGATTCTGTCTAACTCCTGTTTATATTAGATTATTTGTTCATAGGTACAGTAAATATCCTGCAGCTCCTCAAATTTTCTTTCGCGAACCACTCATCATATTCTTAGGTGGTATGATTGTGGCAGCATTGGTGCTtgataagacatggattgttcttCTGTTACTTATGGTAATGTTGATTCTTGGCCCTATATAAATTTGACTTGAATTTAATGTAGACAGGTTTCTAGTTTGTTCGTACGCGTTTTGTTGAACTAGTTAATCATCAAGTTATGGCTTGGGGCAGCTTGCTTTCGAGAAATAATAATGTGAGGCAGACCTATAGCTTCTGTAAGAATGGCATTTGTGTTACTGTAGTATTCAGCTGCTTTTCTTTACTTCTGAACAAACGGATCTCACCGATACCACCTATTACATTTACATTTAGTTGTTTTCTTATATTCATACACATACATTTGTGCCAACTGGTTACAGCTTCTACTTCATTCCGTTGTTcaattgttttattttattttatttgagGTTACTTAAAATGTTTTATCAACATGTTGTGAAACATAAATCTCAGTGGTAGGCACTGGCAGAGCTTCAAACAAATACTTGGGTGGGCCAAATTAAAAAAGAGCAAACAAAATCACATCTTAACTAGTGTGCCATTCAGTGTAATTCAGAGCTACAAGCGTTTTTTTCAAACAATCCAATAGCTAGCTAAGAATTtgggaaagaaaaaaaaatacgcATGTTGGTGTGCTGTCTTGCTGCAATTGAAGGGAAATTTTAGATGAACTGTCAGCTAGACCTTGGGCTAGTGCTCGTATATCAACCCCCTTGGACATACTATATGATATGACAGCGACCGGCAGCTGCCGCTTGAATCATTTCCCTGAATTCCTGTTTGTTTGGGACCCTGAATTTGCAAACATAGTCGCTCAATGGCTACTGCAAGAGAACGAGGATATATAGGGAATGGCTGAATCGACGATGGTCCTACTGTTGAAAGGTGTTTTGTTTGCTCGCAGTTCCCATCTCGTCTAGTGGATGTAGTATTGCCGAACTGGGTTTGTGCAGCTAACAATGCTAGTATCAGTGAACTAGGCTTTATGTTTGGCTCACAATGCACTAGTATAGTTTTTTTGGCAAAAATCCCGGGCAGGCCATGGCCCAGTTTGGGCCCTGTGTAGCTCTGCCATTGGTGGTAGGGAGAACCCTGTTAGGGGCTTAGGGCTCCTCCTCGCATTTCCTTTCTGGAAAAATTCCTTGCATTGTTGTTAGGTGTAGGATTGTGGCAGCGTTGGTTCTTGCTATGACATGGATTGTTCTTGTGTTCATTGATGGTGATGTTGATTCTTGGCCCTGTATAAATTTCACCTGGATGTAATGCTAGGCAAGTTTCTTGTTTGTTCGCATGGTGGTTAAGTATTCTTGCTGAATCCTTCTAAAAAAAGTaccccctccgatccatattagttgatgctaaaatggatggatctacaactaaaatatgtctagatacatctatattagcatcaattaatatgaatcggagggagtagttatgcTGAATTAGTTAAGTTGATCCACTTGAATTTCATCAAGTTAATAATAGGGGCAGCTTTGCTTTCAAGAAAAAAGTAATGTCAGGCTATAGATtttatgagaatggcattgtactGATGTGTAGTATCCTGCTGCTTCTTTTCTACTCCTAAAAAAAAGCATTCTACTTTGGTGCCTGATGCTTACAATTGGTCATTTGATTGACTTGAAAAAATAATGCCAGGCGGAGCTATAGATATATTTTGAGGAAGTTCTGATCTCAAGATTACATTTAGTTCTCATACATACATGAACATCTTTGTCAACTGGATAAAGCTTCTATTTTCTTGTGATGTTCCAGTTGCCTGTTTCGTTTgtttggattttgaggatacttgAAATGACTAATTCAACATCTTGTGAAACATAAATCTTGTGATAGCGACCACTATAGTGCAGAAAACTCTCAAAACAGGAATGCTTGTGGTATGCATTTTGTTGGCACGAGTTGTGCATTTAACCAATCTACTAGTAGTTTCTACTTATTTGTCATTATACACATGTGAATTTGTTGTTCTTTTAATCTATTAGCTGGTGCCGTCTcagtttatttttctttgctttatTCTTTCTGTACAGACTTGAAACATATCAATGTGATAGACTACATGTGCACATGTAAAATGTGATCTGAATTCTGAACAGTTACCAAGATTGTTCAGTACTGTGAGCTGGAAACATTGTATGATCCGTCCGAGTTATGGCTGGAAAGATATACAGCTACAAATCCAGCGATTATTGTATTCCAGTGCTTCACGCACAACAGCCGCTTGTTCCAGTATTTGACTGTTGCGGCAAGCCCCAAATTCAGAGTGCTGCCTGTATGGTAATCGAGTAATAGTTTATAGGCACCATGGTCCAGTTTTGCTTAAACAGAATGCGCATATATGCTTCAGTATTTTGCTGCAATATGTTTCAGCACCGTACTTCAAAATCTGTGTATCTTTGATCTTGCTGTCACTGGGGTGAAATGTCACTGCATATTTGTTTGGTTGCTGCTCCAGGGCTATGTTTGATACCTTGTGTTCTGTTATGTGCTTTCGGTATTATCCGTGTAAAAAGACCTCATAAATCACGTCTTGATTGCTATCATGGGAGTAATTTTCTGGAGTAGTTATGGTTATAGAATAAGTTCAGCATATCGTAACTGCAAACtgttgtatgattgttactactaCCTCTGATCTTTTTTAATCAACGCGGAAGACCGTAACACATGCTAGCTATCTTCACAACTGTGCGTTGATATAATCGGATTGGAGGGAGTAGTTGCGCCACCGCAATAGAAGGAAGATCACCTGAGACGCTGAAATTGAACACATATATGCATAGCCAAAACCTATTGATTTCACGGTACAATCAAGAAGAATCAACCAGGAACACCCAGGTCGCCACACAAGGCACGACATGAGGCATTTTAGCCAAAGCATTGCTCCGATGGCAATGGACCAGGGATCGATCCCTGCTGGAAGAACTGCAGCCCGAAGACAACGGCGATGGCAGCAATGGTGAGGTACGACACGCCCTCTGCGGCGCCGAGGAGGCCATAGGGCCCCGCCGGGAGGCCCGATCCGGTGCGCACCTTGGTGGTTATCGACCACCCGACGAGTCCCGCGATCACGAGGTAGCTGACGCCCTCCAGCGCGCCGAGCGCGCCGCCGGGGCCCGGGGGGAGGCCGCAGCCCGTCGCCTTGAGCGTGTAGAGTGACCACGCCACCGTCGCGCTCGACGCCAGCCCGGCCGCCCCCGCGGCTAGCTCGACGGTGCTGTTGCCGCCGCTGGGCTCGGCCTTGCACGTCACTGGTTGCCGGCGGCGCCGGAGTGTGGCAGAGCCGCTGCGGCTGGCGCGATAAGCTGTTGTGGCTGTGGAAGCGGCCGCAGCTACAGTTGGCATCATGGGGTGGAGGGTGAAGGACGCCATGGCGCGCTGCTGCCTGGATTTGTTGCTGGGAGACGAGAGGCGGGAGACTGGGAGACGACACGGGGCTATCCTATCCTGGAGGCTTGGTACTCTTGGCCTTGCATATAATCGTCACTTTTTTCTTGAGCCAGACGAATTTAAGTGGAGCATTCAATCTTGCAAAACagatttgttggatgatgaaaagGCGAAGCTATATTGAAGTAGGGACCATCTATTTGCCATCCGAGTGTTTTTGTTTTCCTCAACACTCGATTTTGTCTGCCCCAATCAGAGGATGTGTTGCTGTTTTCCTTTTTACAGTTTGCTTTAGTCCTATTTTCCTGACTAAAAAACCAAACGAGAATTAAAAACTGGAGGCTGTGTGAAATCTCCACACGGGATAAGTACTCGGCCCAAATCTAAAAGAAACAGATAAAGGGACACGGACACAGATCTTCCTTCTTCCCCATCTTTTTCTTCTTCCATCTCTTTTGTTTTGGCCATGGAAGATCACACAGGCTAAATTACATAGGGTTTACACTGTATATACAATGTATATACAGTGTAAAAGATGGAAAATATTTATGTCATGTGAAATGCATGCTAAATTATTTAGTGGTGATACACTGTGAAATGCAGGCTAAATTACATAGGGTTTACCGTGTATGTACAGTGTATTTACAATGCATAAAATATAAAACATTTCAGTCATGTGAAATACGGGCTAAATTACTTAAGATTTACCGTTTATGTACAAGTGTATTTACAGTGCATAAACTGGAAAATATTTAAGTCATGCGAAATGCATGCTTAGTGGTGATACACTATGAAACACATGCTAAATTACTAGGGTTTAGAGTGTATGTACAATGTATAAAATGGAAAACATTTCAGTCATGTGCATGTACAATGTATAAAATTAGAGCATTTGGCATGTACATACAATGTATTTACATCGGTCGGTAAAAATGGGAAATTGGCATGGTTTTAACTCAAAATTAACATGGTTTCATGGAGAAACTTCGATGGCCTTCGTCCCCTGCACCGAGCAGAAGGGCGCAACGATTTGCTTGTTGACCACATAGCGCGGGCTCTCCCCCTCCGTCCTCGACCGCTGACAGTCGGTGGCGATTTCTCGCCTTCCATCCTCTCTCTTCTCTGCTCCTCTGCCTGGGTGTCTTTGCCGTGAAGAAATTGATGAGAATTGACAAAAAAGAAATAGGTGAGAAAACGGAAATCCATAAAAAAAATGTCttaaatttatctaaatttagatatatcCGTACACTAAATAGTGACACGTCGAATTTGTACAAATTTGCGACATCTTTTTATGGATGGAGGGAATACTTAAATAAAATACTTGTATAATGACATGGAAAAAAATTTATAGAGCCCAGCCCAAAAAGAGAATGACCATCTGGTCAGCCCGAACACAAAAGGCAAGTAAGAACAAACCCAAAAACAAAGAAAGATTAAAAGAAACAATAAAATATACCTGAGAGAAAACCAACAGCGACTTGACTCGATAGGGAAAAAAATGGCCGAAGAAAAGAACAAGCGATCGTATCGGAAGACGATGAAGGGCACGAAAAAATCGGTTGTTGCCGAATTTTAAAACAACCGGGTgcaaaatagcaaaagtgttGAAGTATCGATCAAGCGTATAGTTAACACAATCTTCCATGAGGGGCTAAAAAGGATCCCCTAAAAAAATCCCTAAAAAAAGCTACGGGGAAGTTGCGCATATAATGCACATATAAAAAAATGGCGAAATCGCCCAGTCTAAAAAGTTGAACATAAACCAAACAACAAGAAAGAACAGTAGAGCATGAAAGCTCACCATTACATAACCACATTCTTTCGAGAGATATATCTAAATAAGGAAAAGAGTACAAATATAATGTCaaaaaaggaaaacaatactcCCTCCAATTCATATTAATTTACTTCATTTTGTATAAATACGGATATATCACCGGAGAAGTACAAATATCAACATAATGGACATTTGTCCCAACAAGAAGTAAAGAATGCACCAAATTAAATAAAAGTTAAAATACATCCAAAACCACGAGGTCCATCTTCTTCCTTGGTTATGCGACTCTACCCGCCGTCCAATGTCGGCTCTATATTTTTCAGGGCACCCGGGCGAATTCGACAAAAAAGCCCGCTAAGGCTAATACATATGTATGCATAACTAGGTATATAAACTTATATGTGGTACTTCCACTTGTGTGAACTTTTAAATAATTGTTAAGCACTAAAGCAGTGTCATATTATGATAGAAAAGATAAAAGGTAGCAAAATATAACAAGTATTTTCTACTAGTTTTATTACCTTAAATAAAATCCAAATTACAATGACTCCTTAGAcaatatgcttcagtgcttcccGAAAAAGCTTCTTCGCGCATTCCTAGATGCAAACTCATTGATGACGGTATCAACATTAATGTTGTCTAAGATATCCTTCTCAATACAACAAGTAGACAAGCCATCCAATCTTTCTTGTAACATAGTTAATCTCAACCAATTTTTCAGTAGTTTCAATTTAGAGGAACTTCTTTCACCTCATGTTGCAGTCAGGTATAGTTAAGAGGATACGATATGCAAGTGAGACATTTGGATAACAATCTACAGTTGTAACAAACTGAAGAATCTCAATTACTGACAAATCATCTAGAAaagttactgatacgtctcaaacgtatctataatttttgatgatccatgcttgttttacaccaattcatatatgttttgtttacacttcg includes the following:
- the LOC127306402 gene encoding uncharacterized protein, giving the protein MVVYTQEHVYRHPWDRVTAAAWRKFTDPASRTSLSHVADLHTLQRRVDTDTGRLHAARSITVRSPPLPFILRRLLPAAAASPSGAAICHCVETSLVDAPRRAMDVVVRNVSLRGIIEVEERSTFRPHPDRPDDWTQFRQETTIRCRPLAKLAAVAEKVETRCAERFLQNSAKGREVVERICRYLEAEAAGAAPSAV
- the LOC127306404 gene encoding uncharacterized protein, whose translation is MASFTLHPMMPTVAAAASTATTAYRASRSGSATLRRRRQPVTCKAEPSGGNSTVELAAGAAGLASSATVAWSLYTLKATGCGLPPGPGGALGALEGVSYLVIAGLVGWSITTKVRTGSGLPAGPYGLLGAAEGVSYLTIAAIAVVFGLQFFQQGSIPGPLPSEQCFG